The following are encoded in a window of Mycobacterium decipiens genomic DNA:
- a CDS encoding acyl-CoA dehydrogenase, producing MDVSYPPEAEAFRQRIRAFLAGHLPSGWSGPGALPPDERDAFARQWRRSVAACGLVAVSWPKRYGGGGLSPIDQVVLAEEFARAGAPERAENDLLGIDLLGNTLIALGTQSQKERFLPRILTGEDRWCQGFSEPEAGSDLAAVRTRAVLDGDQWVINGQKTWTSAGPTANWIFLLARTDPHAPKHDGLSFLLVPMDQPGVVVRPIANAAGHSSFSEVFLTDACTAPDNVAGGVGKGWSTAMTLLGFERGSQITTAAIDFGRDLKRLCELARQRGLHTDPYIRNRLAWCFSRVQIMRYRGYSGLTLSLTGRLPGAEAAITKMIWSEYFRRYTDLAVEILGLDALGPQGAGNGGARVVPEAGTPNSPACWMDELLYARAATIYAGSSQIQRNVIGERLLGLPKEP from the coding sequence GTGGATGTCAGCTACCCGCCCGAAGCGGAAGCGTTCCGTCAGCGGATACGCGCTTTTCTGGCCGGGCACCTGCCGTCCGGCTGGTCAGGCCCGGGGGCGCTGCCGCCGGACGAGCGAGACGCGTTCGCCCGGCAGTGGCGGCGGTCGGTGGCCGCCTGCGGCCTGGTGGCCGTGTCCTGGCCGAAGCGGTACGGCGGTGGTGGTCTCTCCCCCATCGACCAGGTGGTGCTCGCCGAGGAGTTCGCCCGCGCCGGCGCCCCCGAGCGGGCAGAGAACGACCTGCTCGGCATCGATCTGCTCGGCAACACGCTCATCGCGCTGGGAACACAGTCGCAGAAGGAGCGGTTTCTGCCGCGGATTCTCACCGGCGAAGATCGTTGGTGCCAAGGATTCTCCGAGCCCGAGGCCGGCTCGGATCTGGCGGCCGTGCGAACCCGGGCGGTGCTTGACGGTGACCAGTGGGTTATCAACGGGCAGAAAACCTGGACCTCGGCCGGGCCCACCGCCAACTGGATCTTCCTCCTGGCGCGCACGGATCCCCACGCTCCCAAACATGACGGCCTGTCGTTCTTGCTGGTGCCCATGGACCAGCCCGGCGTCGTGGTACGGCCAATCGCCAACGCGGCCGGACATTCTTCCTTCAGCGAAGTATTCCTGACCGATGCGTGCACCGCCCCCGACAACGTCGCCGGCGGGGTGGGCAAGGGATGGTCGACCGCGATGACCCTGCTGGGTTTTGAACGCGGATCGCAAATCACCACCGCGGCCATCGATTTCGGCCGTGACCTGAAGCGGCTGTGCGAGCTGGCCCGGCAGCGCGGCTTGCACACCGACCCGTACATCCGCAACCGGCTGGCATGGTGCTTTTCGCGGGTTCAGATCATGCGTTACCGCGGCTACAGCGGCCTTACCCTGTCGCTAACCGGACGACTACCGGGCGCCGAGGCCGCGATCACCAAGATGATCTGGAGCGAATACTTCCGGCGCTATACCGACCTCGCCGTGGAAATCCTCGGGCTCGACGCGCTTGGCCCGCAGGGTGCGGGTAACGGCGGGGCACGGGTGGTCCCGGAGGCCGGCACGCCGAACTCCCCCGCCTGCTGGATGGACGAGCTGCTTTACGCGCGCGCTGCGACGATCTACGCGGGCAGTTCGCAGATTCAGCGCAACGTGATTGGCGAGCGACTGCTCGGGCTGCCCAAGGAACCATGA
- a CDS encoding enoyl-CoA hydratase, whose amino-acid sequence MKGTGVSPVDRQSDGEHCAQHRLEDFEYIRYETIDDGRIAAITLDRPNQRNAQTRGMLVELGTAFEVAEADDTVRVVILRAAGPAFSAGHDLGSADDVRERAPGPDQHQTYRCNGATFGGVESRNRQEWHYYFENTRRWRNLRKITIAQVHGTVLSAGLMLAWCCDLIVASHDTVFADVVATRLGMCGVEYFGHPWEFGPRRAKELLLTGDSIGADEAHALGMVSKVFPRDELIDRTIEFARRIAKVPTMPALLIKESVNQTVDAMGFSTALDGCFKIHQLNHAHWAEVTGGRLSYGTVDYGLEDWRAAPEILPATKQRP is encoded by the coding sequence ATGAAGGGCACCGGGGTCAGTCCGGTCGATCGCCAGTCGGACGGGGAGCACTGTGCGCAGCATCGCCTTGAGGATTTCGAATACATCCGGTACGAAACGATCGACGACGGCCGTATTGCCGCGATCACCCTCGATCGCCCAAATCAGCGCAACGCGCAGACCCGCGGAATGTTGGTCGAATTGGGTACCGCGTTCGAAGTCGCCGAGGCCGACGACACGGTCCGCGTGGTGATCCTGCGGGCCGCGGGTCCCGCCTTCTCCGCGGGCCATGACCTCGGCTCCGCCGACGATGTCCGTGAACGCGCGCCGGGTCCGGATCAGCACCAGACCTATCGGTGCAACGGGGCAACGTTCGGTGGGGTGGAGTCCCGCAACCGCCAGGAGTGGCACTACTACTTCGAGAACACGAGGCGGTGGCGCAATCTGCGCAAGATCACCATCGCCCAGGTGCATGGGACGGTCCTGTCCGCAGGTTTGATGCTGGCGTGGTGTTGCGATCTGATCGTGGCCAGCCACGACACGGTGTTCGCCGACGTCGTCGCCACTCGGCTCGGTATGTGCGGGGTGGAGTACTTCGGTCATCCCTGGGAGTTCGGGCCACGCAGGGCGAAAGAACTCCTGCTCACCGGCGACTCGATCGGTGCGGACGAAGCTCATGCGCTCGGGATGGTCAGCAAGGTGTTTCCCAGAGACGAATTAATAGATCGCACAATCGAATTCGCCCGCCGCATCGCCAAGGTGCCGACGATGCCGGCGCTGCTAATCAAGGAGTCGGTGAACCAAACCGTCGATGCCATGGGTTTCTCCACCGCACTCGACGGTTGCTTCAAGATCCATCAGCTCAATCATGCGCATTGGGCCGAAGTCACCGGCGGAAGGTTGTCCTACGGAACCGTCGACTACGGGCTTGAGGACTGGCGCGCCGCGCCAGAGATCCTGCCCGCAACCAAGCAGCGCCCCTGA
- a CDS encoding LLM class flavin-dependent oxidoreductase: MEIGIFLMPAHPPERNLYDATQWDLDIIELVDELGYVEAWVGEHFTVPWEPICAPDLLLAQALLRTTSIKLAPGAHLLPYHHPIELAHRVAYFDHLARGRFMLGVGASGIPGDWALYDVDGKNGEHREMTREALEIMLRIWTEDEPWEHRGKYWNANGIAPMFEGLMKRHIKPYQKPHPPIGVTGFSAGSETLKLAGERGYIPMSLDLNTEYVATHWDAVLEGAERSGRIPDRRDWRLVREVMVAETDEQAFRYAVDGTMGRAMREYVLPTFRMFGMTKFYKHNPSVPDDDVTPEYLAENTFVVGSVETVVDKLEATYDQVGGFGHLLVLGFDYIENPGPWKESLRLLATEVMPRLNARLATKPKTTAAAIV, translated from the coding sequence ATGGAGATCGGAATCTTCCTCATGCCGGCCCATCCACCAGAGCGCAACCTCTACGACGCCACGCAGTGGGACCTCGACATCATCGAGCTGGTCGATGAGCTCGGCTACGTGGAAGCCTGGGTCGGCGAACACTTCACCGTGCCTTGGGAACCGATCTGCGCGCCAGATCTGCTGTTGGCGCAGGCGCTGCTGCGCACCACCTCGATCAAACTCGCGCCCGGCGCGCATCTGCTGCCCTACCACCATCCGATCGAACTTGCCCACCGGGTGGCCTACTTCGATCACCTCGCCCGGGGCCGGTTCATGCTGGGCGTCGGCGCCAGCGGGATTCCGGGCGACTGGGCGTTGTACGACGTCGATGGGAAGAACGGCGAACATCGCGAGATGACCCGTGAGGCATTGGAGATCATGCTGCGCATCTGGACCGAAGACGAGCCCTGGGAACACCGCGGGAAATACTGGAACGCCAACGGTATCGCCCCGATGTTCGAGGGTCTGATGAAGCGCCATATCAAGCCCTACCAGAAGCCCCACCCGCCCATCGGCGTCACCGGGTTCAGCGCCGGCTCCGAAACGCTGAAGCTGGCCGGCGAGCGGGGCTACATTCCCATGAGCCTGGACCTCAACACCGAGTATGTCGCCACCCACTGGGACGCGGTGCTCGAAGGCGCCGAGCGCAGTGGCCGGATCCCCGATCGCCGGGATTGGCGGCTGGTGCGTGAGGTGATGGTCGCAGAGACCGACGAACAGGCGTTCCGGTATGCAGTTGACGGCACCATGGGCCGTGCCATGCGTGAGTACGTGCTGCCGACGTTCCGCATGTTTGGCATGACCAAGTTCTACAAGCACAACCCCTCGGTACCCGACGACGACGTGACTCCGGAGTACCTGGCCGAGAACACCTTCGTCGTCGGCTCGGTGGAGACGGTGGTCGATAAACTCGAAGCCACATACGACCAGGTCGGCGGATTCGGCCACCTACTGGTTCTCGGATTCGACTACATCGAGAACCCAGGCCCCTGGAAGGAGTCGCTGCGGCTGCTGGCCACCGAAGTCATGCCCAGACTCAACGCCCGTCTCGCCACGAAGCCCAAGACGACCGCAGCCGCGATCGTCTAG
- a CDS encoding FAD-binding oxidoreductase, whose protein sequence is MAVCQVTVGYADGTRKAMPVRPDQSILEAAEEHGVAIVNECQSGICGTCVATCTAGRYEMGRTEGLSDVERAARKILTCQTFAESDCRIELQYPADDNAALLVTGEGLVAGVDLVSPSTAVLRVDLSADLTPTPGALNYQAGQYAQLRVPGTNAWRNYSYAHPADGSGELEFIIRLLPDGVMSDYLRDRAKPGDRIALRCSKGSFYLRPIVRPVILVAGGTGLSAILAIAESLDADVGQPVYLLYGVTSVEDLCKLDQLKALRRRVAGLELHVTVAHPDAEWDGRAGLVTDLLEERMLAGGDADVYLCGPAAMVEATRTWLDNNGFHRVGLYFEKFVPSGVARRATSTRLDHTGLDVPEVRRRGRGTAVIIGGSIAGIAAAKVCSETFERVIVLEKDDPHRRREGRPGAAQGWHLHHLLTAGQIELERFFPGIVNDMVREGAFKVDMAAQYRIRLGGTWKKPATSDIEIVCAGRPLLEWCVRRRLDDEPRIDFRYESEVSDLVFDRDTNAVVGVAVQRDGGEPEVIPAEFVVDASGKNTRVPEFLERIGIGAPEVEQDIINCFYSTMQHRVPPERQWQDKVMVICYAYRPFEDTYAAQYYTDRSRTILSTSLVAYNCYSPPRTAREFREFANLMPSPVIGENIDGLEPASPIYNFRYPNMLRLRYERKGNLPRALLAVGDAYTSADPVSGLGMSLALKEVRQMQVLMAKYGPRHRDLPRRYYRSIAKMADTAWFVIREQNLRFDWMKDVDKKRPFYFGILTWYMDRLLELVHDDLDAYREFLAVVHLVKPPLALMKPGIASRVIGKWARTRLSGQKTLIARNYENRSVPAAPADQLVDA, encoded by the coding sequence ATGGCGGTTTGCCAGGTCACCGTCGGGTATGCGGACGGAACGCGCAAGGCAATGCCGGTGCGGCCGGACCAGTCGATCTTGGAGGCCGCCGAGGAACACGGTGTCGCGATCGTCAACGAATGCCAAAGCGGGATCTGCGGGACATGCGTTGCCACCTGCACCGCGGGCCGCTACGAGATGGGACGCACCGAGGGCCTGTCCGACGTGGAGCGGGCGGCGCGCAAGATCCTCACCTGCCAGACGTTCGCGGAGTCCGATTGCCGGATCGAACTGCAGTATCCGGCCGACGACAACGCGGCACTGCTGGTCACCGGCGAAGGTCTGGTGGCCGGGGTCGACCTGGTCTCGCCCAGCACCGCCGTCCTGCGGGTCGACCTCTCGGCGGATCTCACGCCCACCCCAGGAGCTCTGAACTACCAGGCCGGCCAATACGCCCAGTTGCGGGTGCCCGGAACCAACGCTTGGCGCAACTATTCCTACGCGCATCCAGCCGACGGCAGTGGCGAGCTGGAGTTCATCATCCGGCTGCTGCCCGACGGCGTGATGTCGGACTATCTTCGCGACCGTGCCAAGCCTGGTGACCGAATTGCGTTGCGATGCAGCAAAGGAAGCTTCTATCTGCGTCCGATCGTGCGACCGGTGATCCTGGTCGCCGGCGGCACCGGTCTCTCGGCGATCCTAGCGATTGCCGAGAGCCTGGATGCCGATGTCGGGCAACCGGTTTACCTGCTCTACGGGGTGACCTCTGTGGAAGACCTGTGCAAGCTCGACCAACTCAAGGCGCTGCGGCGCCGTGTTGCCGGCTTGGAGCTGCACGTCACGGTCGCGCATCCGGACGCCGAATGGGATGGGCGGGCGGGGCTCGTCACCGATCTGCTGGAGGAGCGCATGCTGGCCGGCGGCGACGCCGACGTCTATCTGTGCGGTCCAGCCGCGATGGTCGAAGCCACCCGAACCTGGTTGGACAACAACGGCTTCCATCGCGTCGGGCTGTACTTCGAGAAATTCGTGCCCAGTGGGGTGGCGCGCCGGGCTACGTCAACTCGCCTCGATCACACGGGTCTGGACGTCCCCGAAGTGCGCCGCCGCGGCCGCGGCACCGCGGTGATCATTGGCGGCAGCATCGCAGGCATCGCCGCGGCCAAGGTGTGTAGCGAAACCTTCGAGCGCGTCATCGTGCTCGAGAAGGACGACCCGCACCGCCGCCGCGAAGGCAGGCCGGGCGCGGCACAGGGGTGGCACCTCCACCATCTGCTCACCGCTGGACAGATCGAGCTGGAGCGCTTCTTCCCCGGCATCGTCAACGATATGGTGCGTGAGGGCGCATTCAAGGTCGACATGGCGGCCCAGTACCGGATTCGCCTGGGCGGGACGTGGAAGAAGCCCGCGACGAGCGACATCGAGATCGTCTGCGCCGGGCGGCCGCTACTGGAATGGTGCGTGCGGCGTCGGCTGGACGACGAACCACGGATCGACTTCCGCTACGAGTCCGAGGTCAGCGACCTCGTGTTCGATCGCGACACCAACGCCGTCGTCGGTGTCGCTGTCCAGCGTGACGGCGGTGAACCCGAGGTGATCCCCGCCGAGTTCGTCGTGGACGCCTCGGGCAAGAACACGCGCGTGCCGGAGTTCTTGGAGCGCATCGGCATTGGAGCTCCCGAGGTCGAGCAGGACATCATCAACTGCTTCTATTCGACGATGCAGCACCGAGTACCGCCCGAGCGGCAGTGGCAGGACAAGGTGATGGTGATCTGCTATGCGTACCGCCCCTTTGAGGACACCTATGCCGCGCAGTACTACACCGACAGATCGCGCACCATCCTGTCCACTTCGCTGGTCGCCTACAACTGCTACTCGCCGCCACGTACCGCGCGAGAATTCCGGGAATTCGCCAATCTGATGCCCTCACCGGTCATCGGGGAGAACATCGATGGGCTGGAACCGGCCTCGCCGATCTACAACTTCCGCTACCCCAACATGTTGCGGCTGCGCTATGAGAGGAAGGGCAACCTGCCGCGTGCACTGCTGGCCGTGGGCGATGCCTACACCAGCGCCGACCCGGTGTCCGGCTTGGGTATGAGCCTGGCGCTCAAGGAAGTTCGGCAAATGCAGGTGCTAATGGCCAAGTATGGTCCCCGACACCGGGATCTGCCGCGCCGCTACTACCGATCCATCGCCAAGATGGCCGACACGGCCTGGTTTGTGATCCGCGAGCAGAATCTGCGCTTCGACTGGATGAAGGATGTGGACAAGAAGCGCCCATTCTATTTCGGGATACTCACCTGGTACATGGACCGTCTGCTGGAGTTGGTCCACGACGATCTCGACGCCTACCGCGAGTTCTTGGCGGTGGTCCACCTGGTCAAGCCACCGTTGGCACTGATGAAGCCAGGGATTGCCAGCCGGGTCATCGGCAAGTGGGCGCGGACCAGATTGTCGGGCCAGAAGACATTGATAGCCCGCAACTACGAAAACCGTTCGGTACCAGCAGCACCCGCGGATCAACTTGTAGACGCTTAG
- a CDS encoding alpha/beta fold hydrolase, with translation MSQVHRTLNCRGTRIHAVEAGEGPLVILLHGFPESWYSWRHQLPVLAAASYHTVAIDQRGYGRSSKYRAQRAYRIKELVGDVLGVIESYGEQQAVVVGHDWGAPVAWTFAWLHPDRCAGVVGISVPFAGRGVIGLPGSPFGEHRPNDYHIELAGEGRVWYQDYFSAQDGIIAEIEEDLRGWLLGLTYTVSGEGMIAATKAAVDAGVDLASMNPIDVIRAGPLCMAEGARLKDAFIYPETMPAWFTDADVDFYTGEFERSGFGGPLSFYHNIDNDWHDLADQAGKPLTPPALFIGGQYDVGTAWGAEALERAHEVMSDYRGTHLIADVGHWIQQEAPAETNRLLLDFLGGLRQ, from the coding sequence ATGTCGCAGGTTCATCGAACCTTGAACTGCCGGGGTACCCGCATCCATGCCGTGGAGGCCGGCGAGGGACCGTTGGTGATCCTGCTCCACGGGTTTCCGGAATCCTGGTACTCGTGGCGCCATCAGCTTCCCGTGCTGGCTGCCGCGAGCTACCACACGGTAGCCATCGACCAGCGTGGATACGGGCGCTCATCGAAGTACCGGGCGCAAAGGGCCTACCGCATCAAGGAACTGGTCGGCGACGTCCTCGGCGTCATCGAGTCATATGGCGAACAGCAGGCCGTCGTCGTCGGTCACGACTGGGGTGCACCGGTCGCCTGGACGTTCGCCTGGCTGCACCCAGACCGATGCGCCGGCGTAGTGGGAATCAGCGTTCCGTTCGCCGGCCGCGGCGTAATTGGCCTGCCGGGCAGTCCTTTTGGCGAGCACCGTCCCAACGACTACCACATTGAGCTCGCCGGCGAAGGCCGGGTTTGGTACCAGGACTACTTTTCCGCGCAGGACGGCATCATCGCCGAGATCGAAGAGGACCTGCGCGGCTGGCTGCTGGGGCTGACGTACACGGTCTCCGGTGAGGGGATGATCGCGGCTACCAAGGCGGCCGTCGATGCGGGTGTCGACCTGGCATCGATGAACCCGATCGACGTGATCCGGGCGGGCCCGCTTTGCATGGCCGAAGGCGCACGGCTCAAGGACGCGTTCATCTATCCGGAGACGATGCCGGCCTGGTTCACCGACGCCGACGTGGATTTCTACACCGGCGAGTTCGAGCGCTCGGGCTTCGGCGGCCCGTTGAGCTTTTACCACAACATCGACAACGACTGGCACGACCTGGCCGATCAGGCAGGCAAACCGCTGACCCCGCCGGCGCTGTTCATCGGCGGCCAGTACGACGTCGGCACCGCTTGGGGCGCCGAGGCCCTCGAGCGCGCACACGAGGTCATGTCCGACTATCGCGGCACCCACCTGATCGCCGACGTCGGGCACTGGATCCAGCAGGAAGCGCCCGCCGAGACCAATCGGCTGCTGCTCGATTTCCTTGGCGGGCTGCGGCAGTGA
- a CDS encoding flavin reductase family protein has protein sequence MSCAFDMVPETVDHLDGAELRRAFGCFPSGVIAVCAMVDGVPVGMAASSFASVSIDPPLVSICVQNTSTTWPRLRGRPQVGVSVLAEGHDEACRSLSRKEGDRFAAVCWSELPTGSVVIHGASAWLDCRLRAEIPAGDHLIALLKICALRADPDTPPLIFHDSRFRRLLVECR, from the coding sequence GTGAGTTGCGCCTTCGACATGGTCCCGGAGACCGTCGATCACCTCGACGGTGCCGAGTTGCGCCGGGCCTTCGGCTGCTTCCCCTCCGGCGTGATCGCGGTCTGCGCGATGGTCGACGGCGTTCCGGTCGGTATGGCCGCCAGCTCATTCGCGTCCGTTTCAATTGACCCACCGCTGGTCTCAATCTGTGTGCAGAACACCTCGACGACCTGGCCCAGGTTGCGCGGGCGTCCGCAGGTCGGGGTGAGCGTGCTTGCCGAGGGTCACGACGAAGCCTGTAGGAGCTTGTCGCGCAAGGAAGGTGATCGGTTTGCCGCGGTGTGCTGGAGCGAGCTGCCAACTGGGAGCGTAGTCATCCACGGGGCCAGTGCCTGGTTGGACTGCCGCCTGCGCGCAGAGATTCCGGCGGGGGATCACCTGATCGCCTTGCTCAAGATCTGCGCGCTGAGAGCCGACCCCGACACACCACCGCTCATATTTCATGACAGCCGGTTCCGCCGTCTTTTGGTGGAGTGCCGATGA
- a CDS encoding 3,4-dihydroxy-2-butanone-4-phosphate synthase, whose product MRTTDVRVRRAITAIAAGHPVVLTDDGDSDGYLVFAADAATAKLVAFTIRHTSGYLRIALPGGECERLNLPPMCHRDTTHCVSVDFRGTGTGISASDRARTIAALASAKSDASDFLRPGHVVPVRSGPNGVLGRHAPADAAVDLAGLAGRRQAAALCEIVSRRTPAQMARGAELVEFAVEHGLAVASIAELAAYRRRTEPQVVRLTEATLPTWAGDSRVIGFRDVHDLGEHLAVIIGSAGAGVPVPLHVHIECLTGDVFGSTLCRCGSALNGALTAMSAQRSGVVLYLRPPGPARACGLFARGDAATDEMSETVTWILRDLGVYAIRLSDDMPGFGLVMFGAIREHGPGARQLAAAG is encoded by the coding sequence ATGAGAACAACCGATGTGCGGGTGCGTCGTGCGATCACCGCGATCGCCGCCGGGCATCCCGTCGTCCTCACCGACGATGGCGATAGCGACGGCTACCTGGTCTTCGCGGCCGACGCCGCAACTGCGAAGCTGGTCGCATTCACGATCCGGCACACCTCGGGCTATCTCCGAATCGCGTTGCCGGGCGGCGAGTGCGAGCGACTGAACCTGCCGCCGATGTGCCACCGCGACACCACACACTGCGTGTCGGTCGACTTCCGCGGGACCGGCACCGGAATCTCGGCGAGCGATCGCGCTCGGACCATCGCTGCACTCGCGTCGGCCAAGTCGGACGCGTCGGACTTCCTTCGTCCGGGTCACGTGGTGCCGGTACGGTCCGGGCCGAACGGGGTGCTTGGTCGGCACGCACCCGCCGACGCGGCCGTCGACCTGGCTGGCCTTGCCGGACGCCGGCAAGCCGCGGCGCTCTGCGAAATCGTCTCCCGCCGCACCCCGGCTCAAATGGCCCGCGGCGCAGAGTTGGTCGAGTTCGCCGTCGAACACGGGTTGGCCGTGGCCTCCATCGCCGAACTTGCGGCGTATCGGCGACGGACCGAGCCGCAAGTGGTCCGGCTGACCGAGGCGACGCTGCCCACCTGGGCCGGTGACTCACGCGTCATCGGCTTTCGTGACGTGCACGACCTGGGCGAGCACTTGGCGGTGATCATCGGATCGGCCGGTGCCGGCGTGCCGGTGCCGCTGCACGTCCACATCGAGTGCCTAACCGGCGACGTCTTCGGCTCGACACTGTGCCGATGCGGCAGCGCACTCAACGGCGCACTGACCGCGATGTCGGCCCAACGCAGCGGCGTGGTCCTGTATCTGCGTCCGCCCGGACCAGCGCGTGCCTGCGGCCTGTTCGCCCGAGGCGATGCGGCGACCGATGAAATGTCGGAGACCGTGACATGGATCCTGCGCGATCTCGGGGTGTATGCGATCCGGCTTTCCGATGACATGCCAGGATTTGGCCTTGTGATGTTCGGAGCCATTCGCGAACACGGTCCGGGAGCCCGCCAATTGGCGGCCGCGGGCTGA
- a CDS encoding SDR family oxidoreductase, whose protein sequence is MTHPDLAGKAAIVTGAGAGIGLAVAERLAAEGCKVLCADIDGAAANAAATKIGSGAIGHRADVSHEDQVIAMVEACVAAFGGVDKLVANAGVVHIASLVETSVEDFDRVIAINLRGPWLCTKHAAPRMIERGGGAIVNLSSLAGHVAVGGTGAYGMSKAGISHLSRITAAELRSSNIRANALLPAFVDTPMQQTAIAMFDEALGAGEAHAMITRLQGRMAAPEEMASIVAFLLSDEASMITGTTQIADGGTIAALW, encoded by the coding sequence GTGACTCATCCAGACCTGGCCGGCAAAGCCGCGATCGTCACCGGCGCCGGGGCCGGGATCGGCCTCGCGGTGGCCGAGCGCCTCGCTGCCGAGGGCTGCAAGGTGCTTTGCGCGGATATCGACGGTGCCGCGGCCAATGCCGCCGCAACCAAAATCGGTTCCGGCGCCATCGGTCACCGCGCCGATGTCAGCCACGAGGACCAAGTCATCGCCATGGTCGAGGCTTGTGTTGCCGCGTTCGGTGGGGTCGACAAGCTCGTCGCCAACGCCGGTGTCGTTCATATCGCTTCGCTCGTCGAGACCAGTGTCGAGGACTTCGATCGGGTCATCGCGATCAACCTGCGTGGCCCATGGCTGTGTACCAAGCATGCCGCGCCGAGGATGATCGAGCGGGGCGGGGGAGCCATCGTCAACTTGTCGTCGTTGGCGGGCCATGTCGCGGTCGGCGGCACCGGCGCGTACGGCATGTCCAAAGCCGGCATTAGCCACCTGAGTCGAATCACCGCCGCGGAGCTGCGCTCGTCCAACATCCGCGCCAACGCGCTGCTGCCCGCATTCGTCGACACCCCGATGCAGCAGACCGCGATCGCGATGTTTGACGAGGCGCTCGGTGCGGGCGAAGCACACGCCATGATCACCCGTTTGCAGGGCCGGATGGCGGCACCCGAGGAGATGGCGAGCATCGTCGCGTTCCTGTTGTCCGATGAGGCATCGATGATCACCGGTACCACGCAGATCGCCGACGGCGGAACCATTGCGGCGCTGTGGTGA
- a CDS encoding HNH endonuclease family protein — protein sequence MWPLLIVISVGAGTGVWPIDLGGVLGGLPRELSALSSLPGKLGDLWQSRKSTAVDENIGALLAQLTVVDSLPNVTGYERGCSRSQACSFGPAWSDPSDHSACSTRDRILRVQLTDVVFAADLHECRIESGTLHDLYTGDVVHYSASGGTAVHIDHLFAVHRAWNAGAWHWDQSRRAAFANDPVNLLAVSARANLSKGDAGLDWLPPNQGYRCAYIARYLAVAVVYDLAITISDRDVAQSQCPAGATIASEFAGMPHAVLTGG from the coding sequence GTGTGGCCGTTATTGATCGTGATCAGCGTAGGGGCTGGCACCGGCGTTTGGCCTATCGATCTCGGCGGCGTGCTAGGCGGGCTTCCCAGGGAGCTGTCAGCTCTGTCTTCACTGCCGGGCAAGCTTGGCGATTTGTGGCAATCCCGTAAGTCGACGGCGGTTGATGAGAACATCGGCGCGCTGCTGGCACAGCTCACGGTGGTGGACTCGTTGCCTAACGTGACCGGTTATGAGCGTGGATGTTCCCGGTCCCAGGCCTGCTCGTTTGGCCCAGCCTGGAGTGACCCGAGCGATCATAGTGCGTGCAGCACCCGCGATCGCATCCTGCGTGTCCAACTCACTGATGTGGTATTCGCCGCGGACCTGCACGAGTGTCGCATCGAGTCGGGCACCTTGCACGACCTCTATACCGGCGATGTGGTGCACTACAGCGCGTCCGGTGGAACCGCTGTCCATATTGACCACCTGTTCGCCGTCCACCGTGCGTGGAATGCCGGAGCATGGCATTGGGATCAGTCGCGTCGCGCGGCCTTTGCTAACGACCCGGTCAACCTGCTGGCGGTCAGCGCGAGGGCCAACCTATCCAAGGGCGACGCCGGGCTAGACTGGCTTCCTCCCAATCAGGGCTACAGGTGTGCGTATATCGCTCGTTACTTGGCAGTGGCGGTGGTCTATGACTTGGCGATCACCATCTCTGATCGCGACGTCGCCCAGTCGCAATGTCCGGCCGGAGCGACAATCGCCTCAGAGTTCGCGGGCATGCCGCACGCCGTGTTGACGGGCGGTTGA